A window of the Astyanax mexicanus isolate ESR-SI-001 chromosome 22, AstMex3_surface, whole genome shotgun sequence genome harbors these coding sequences:
- the ak6 gene encoding adenylate kinase isoenzyme 6: MKIMKRPNILLTGTPGVGKTTLGKELAQRTGLTYVNVGDLAQEGQLFDGFDDEYQCPILDEDRVVDELEDQMTDGGVVVDYHGCDFFPERWFDIVFVLRTDNTNLYNRLENRGYSGKKLQDNVQCEIFQTIYEEAMGAYKEEIVHQLPSNSPDDLEKNLEQIMQWIEQWIKDNN, from the exons ATGAAAATCATGAAAAGACCAAATATCCTCCTTACAG GAACGCCAGGAGTTGGGAAGACCACACTCGGTAAAGAACTGGCTCAGAGGACGGGGCTGACGTACGTCAATGTTGGAGATTTGGCACAAGAAG GTCAGCTGTTTGACGGGTTTGATGACGAGTACCAGTGCCCCATTCTGGATGAAGACAGG GTTGTGGATGAACTGGAGGACCAAATGACCGATGGCGGCGTGGTCGTGGACTACCATGGCTGCGACTTCTTTCCTGAGCGCTGGTTCGACATAGTGTTCGTCCTCCGCACAGACAACACTAACCTCTACAACAGACTGGAGAACAG GGGTTACTCAGGGAAGAAGCTTCAGGACAATGTTCAGTGTGAGATCTTCCAGACCATCTATGAAGAGGCCATGGGGGCTTATAAAGAGGAGATTGTGCACCAGCTGCCCAGCAACAGCCCTGACGACCTGGAGAAGAACCTGGAGCAGATCATGCAGTGGATCGAGCAGTGGATAAAGGACAATAACTGA